One window from the genome of Daphnia pulex isolate KAP4 chromosome 9, ASM2113471v1 encodes:
- the LOC124203134 gene encoding uncharacterized protein LOC124203134: MLFSPFLLVALFSVLGTASAACTFDLDASSPANPPHFVDAFGKIIQPTLQNGVRIITLAANQQITVACEGTSNVLTATSVQFNSATCSSAGSTLQIGTQNLGYSSLGCKTAVKETIKETGTCMTSGTQIEIGWQVSTKFINQMTICHVKSIANTLYSINTISGANIAADDKANLRPSFRKGNFFVGISPDTGYSQAGQNVSVANIVGSYDLAIKYIDVGKSYFFARGHLSPDGDFIDAGSQDATYYYINAAPQWQSFNNGNWKSLEFGVRDLAISRARDLVIYTGTYDILTLADINGVQKPIYLAKDANNNNVLPAPKYYWKVVHDPVTNTATAVIGINNPHLTTVTGADVFCADVCNQLTWMTWPNRFDITHGYMFCCSVQSLRNVVAHAPNLGDLSLLV, translated from the exons atgttgtTTTCTCCGTTTCTGTTAGTTGCCCTTTTCTCGGTGTTGGGCACGGCGTCTgcag CCTGCACGTTCGATTTGGACGCATCCTCTCCTGCTAATCCACCCCATTTTGTTGATGCTTTCGGGAAAATCATCCAGCCAACTCTTCAGAATGGG GTCCGAATCATTACGTTAGCTGCTAATCAGCAAATCACGGTGGCTTGTGAAGGCACCAGCAACGTTTTGACTGCCACCAGCGTGCAGTTCAACTCGGCCACTTGCTCTTCTGCTGGATCAACCCTCCAGATCGGCACGCAGAATTTGGGTTACAGTTCTTTAGGTTGCAAAACGGCCGTTAAGGAGACCATTAAAGAGACAGGAACTTGCATGACCAGCGGAACGCAAATTGAGATCGGTTGGCAAGTCAGTACCAAGTTCATCAATCAGATGACCATCTGCCACGTCAAGTCGATTGCCAACACTCTGTACTCGATCAACACCATCTCCGGAGCCAATATCGCTGCCGATGACAAGGCAAACTTGCGCCCGTCATTCcgcaaaggaaattttttcgtcGGCATAAGCCCGGACACTGGCTACAGCCAAGCCGGCCAAAACGTCAGTGTGGCCAATATCGTTGGTTCGTACGATTTGGCTATCAAGTACATTGATGTCGGTAAGAGTTACTTCTTCGCCCGTGGTCACTTGTCACCGGACGGTGACTTTATCGACGCCGGCAGTCAGGACGCCACTTATTACTACATCAACGCTGCCCCGCAATGGCAATCCTTCAACAACGGCAACTGGAAATCGCTGGAATTTGGAGTTCGTGATCTGGCCATCAGCCGAGCCCGTGACTTGGTGATTTACACCGGCACTTACGACATCCTGACGCTGGCCGATATCAACGGCGTCCAAAAGCCAATCTATTTGGCTAAAGATGCTAATAACAACAACGTCCTTCCGGCTCCTAAGTACTACTGGAAGGTGGTCCACGATCCGGTCACCAACACTGCCACTGCTGTAATCGGCATCAACAATCCGCATTTGACGACGGTCACCGGAGCTGACGTTTTCTGCGCCGATGTTTGTAATCAGCTTACCTGGATGACTTGGCCCAACCGGTTCGACATCACCCACGGCTACATGTTCTGCTGCTCGGTTCAATCGCTCCGCAATGTTGTCGCTCATGCACCCAATCTTGGCGACTTGAGCTTATTGGTTTAG
- the LOC124203132 gene encoding elongator complex protein 2-like isoform X1 has translation MAASLNNVAVGNVYTSVGCNRTPHALDWGNNDLVCFASSRAVTVYDPKFADNHGKILHTLCEHQDRVNCMRWIQDGQQSQEKEFVSGSVDKTVIVWACSKTSSGIICSKVATLAGLETSVNSVDGFYWKYKDNTATVVVAVGGDQICVWLQETLNGEWRVLQKFSSKPVLMFDCAVNLLPGCQVPLLACAGDDGSIQLFNFEMSQGEVSCVRTMKVPGHEDWIRALAFTVEDGGDLLLASAAQDTLIRVWRISSEVSKDQQSQSDNSKLALQSNQGDFCVIFEDEHKFKCQLETVLQGHENWVYGIHWQSPVLKADGIRKNPLRLLSCSMDKTMTIWGVDPSSGVWYDQVRVGEIGGNTLGLYGCRFGNQGTSILAHGYQGALHLWHDVEGQWHPGVVCSGHFDSVEDFIWDPSGDFALTASIDQTTRLHAPWIQESNQEVTWHEISRPQIHGYDLSCIASLGRFRFASGAEEKVIRVFEAPHNFLENFSRICRIDLPIPELQGAPQGAAVPALGLSNKPVYQPAETETPKAPHSKSDLYAENHFTATHLIAPPTEETLLQNTLWPEVQKLYGHGYELFSLAADPQCQLLVSASKAQKAEHASIIIWDTSDWSLIGKLEAHALTVSQMAFSPDGLKLVSVSRDRNWAVHEKVQNDEGKFTLKTVAKGSGGSRILWSCHWTPDSRYFLTGSRDKRVIVWEPTTVDDVSSYRISGQPLECADSVTAVACSPNRLPNGFYLVAIGLDSGQILFYTWNPLPSDSAPQWNILASLNQSQAHHMTVKRLRFRPDHNTADGQTLQLASCGADNTFKIFNLALE, from the exons atggCTGCCTCCTTGAACAACGTGGCTGTCGGGAATGTCTACACAAGTGTAGGATGTAACCGAACTCCGCACGCTCTTGATTGGGGAAATAATGATTTGGTCTGTTTTGCTTCGTCTCGTGCCGTCACTGTCTATGATCCAAAG tttGCTGATAATCATGGCAAGATTTTGCACACTCTCTGTGAGCACCAGGACAGAGTTAATTGTATGCGGTGGATTCAAGATGGGCAACAATcacaggaaaaagaatttgtaaGCGGATCTGTAGACAAAACTGTTATCGTTTGGGCTTGCAGCAAAACTTCTTCTGGCATCATTTGCTCAAAAGTTGCCACACTAGCAG gCTTGGAAACCAGTGTTAACTCAGTAGATGGATTCTATTGGAAATACAAAGACAATACCGCCACTGTTGTTGTAGCAGTTGGAGGAGATCAAATTTGTGTGTGGCTACAAGAGACTTTGAATG GAGAATGGAGGGTTTTGCAAAAGTTTTCGTCAAAACCAGTCTTGATGTTTGACTGTGCAGTTAATTTATTACCTGGTTGCCAAGTCCCTCTCCTTGCGTGTGCTGGTGACGATGGATCCATTCAGctattcaattttgaaatgtcgCAAGGAGAAGTTTCTTGTGTAAGAACAATGAAAGTCCCTGGTCATGAGGACTGGATTCGTGCCCTAGCCTTTACTGTAGAAG ATGGTGGTGATTTGCTGCTAGCTTCTGCAGCTCAAGACACACTCATTCGTGTTTGGAGGATTTCTTCAGAAGTCAGCAAGGATCAGCAGTCTCAGTCTGATAACAGCAAGTTAGCCCTCCAATCCAATCAGGGAGACTTCTGCGTTATTTTCGAAGATGAGCACAAGTTTAAGTGTCAATTGGAAACTGTTTTGCAAGGCCATGAGAACTGGGTGTACGGCATCCATTGGCAATCGCCCGTGCTAAAAG CAGATGGCATTCGAAAAAATCCCCTTCGGTTACTCTCCTGTTCTATGGACAAAACCATGACGATCTGGGGAGTAGATCCATCCAGTGGCGTTTGGTATGATCAAGTCCGTGTGGGAGAAATCGGCGGAAACACATTGGGCCTTTATGGCTGCCGATTTGGGAATCAGGGAACCTCCATCCTGGCTCATGGATATCAGGGTGCCCTTCATCTGTGGCACGATGTTGAG GGCCAATGGCATCCAGGTGTCGTGTGTAGCGGTCACTTTGATTCCGTTGAAGACTTCATATGGGATCCTAGTGGTGACTTTGCTCTTACT GCCAGTATCGATCAGACCACTAGACTCCATGCACCTTGGATTCAAGAGTCTAACCAAGAG GTTACGTGGCACGAAATAAGTCGTCCTCAAATTCATGGTTATGATTTGTCCTGCATTGCGTCTCTCGGACGCTTCCGGTTTGCTTCCGGAGCAGAAGAGAAAGTCATCCGAGTTTTTGAAGCCCCTCACAATTTTCTAGAGAACTTTTCCCGGATCTGTCGTATTGATCTGCCAATTCCAGAAC TGCAGGGTGCTCCTCAGGGAGCTGCTGTTCCAGCCTTGGGTCTTTCCAATAAACCCGTTTACCAACCAGCCGAGACCGAAACTCCTAAAGCTCCACATTCAAAATCGGATTTGTATGCAGAAAACCACTTTACGGCTACTCATCTCATTG CTCCCCCAACTGAAGAGACTCTCCTTCAAAACACACTGTGGCCCGAGGTTCAGAAACTGTACGGGCACGGGTACGAGCTCTTCAGTCTGGCGGCTGATCCTCAGTGCCAACTGTTGGTGTCGGCCTCGAAGGCCCAGAAGGCAGAACACGCATCCATCATCATTTGGGACACGAGCGATTGGAGTCTGATTGGAAAACTGGAAGCCCATGCTCTGACGGTTTCCCAAATGGCCTTTTCACCCGACGGCCTGAAACTCGTCTCAGTTTCGCGTGACCGGAATTGGGCTGTTCACGAGAAAGTTCAAAACGACGAAGGAAAATTCACGTTGAAGACAGTGGCGAAGGGCAGCGGCGGAAGCCGGATCTTGTGGTCCTGTCACTGGACACCTGATTCGCGTTACTTCTTGACCGGATCACGCGACAAGCGTGTCATCGTCTGGGAGCCTACCACCGTCGATGATGTATCGTCATACCGGATAAGCGGGCAACCACTCGAGTGTGCCGATTCCGTCACAGCTGTAGCGTGCAGTCCCAACAGATTACCGAATGGATTTTATCTGGTCGCCATCGGTTTGGACAGCGGTCAGATCCTGTTTTACACGTGGAATCCTTTGCCTTCAGATTCCGCCCCTCAGTGGAACATTCTGGCCTCGCTCAATCAAAG TCAAGCTCATCATATGACGGTGAAGCGACTCCGATTCCGGCCAGACCACAATACCGCCGACGGCCAGACTTTACAGCTGGCCTCGTGTGGCGCCGACAACaccttcaaaattttcaatctgGCGTTGGAGTAA
- the LOC124203132 gene encoding elongator complex protein 2-like isoform X2, translating to MAASLNNVAVGNVYTSVGCNRTPHALDWGNNDLVCFASSRAVTVYDPKFADNHGKILHTLCEHQDRVNCMRWIQDGQQSQEKEFVSGSVDKTVIVWACSKTSSGIICSKVATLAGLETSVNSVDGFYWKYKDNTATVVVAVGGDQICVWLQETLNGEWRVLQKFSSKPVLMFDCAVNLLPGCQVPLLACAGDDGSIQLFNFEMSQGEVSCVRTMKVPGHEDWIRALAFTVEDGGDLLLASAAQDTLIRVWRISSEVSKDQQSQSDNSKLALQSNQGDFCVIFEDEHKFKCQLETVLQGHENWVYGIHWQSPVLKDGIRKNPLRLLSCSMDKTMTIWGVDPSSGVWYDQVRVGEIGGNTLGLYGCRFGNQGTSILAHGYQGALHLWHDVEGQWHPGVVCSGHFDSVEDFIWDPSGDFALTASIDQTTRLHAPWIQESNQEVTWHEISRPQIHGYDLSCIASLGRFRFASGAEEKVIRVFEAPHNFLENFSRICRIDLPIPELQGAPQGAAVPALGLSNKPVYQPAETETPKAPHSKSDLYAENHFTATHLIAPPTEETLLQNTLWPEVQKLYGHGYELFSLAADPQCQLLVSASKAQKAEHASIIIWDTSDWSLIGKLEAHALTVSQMAFSPDGLKLVSVSRDRNWAVHEKVQNDEGKFTLKTVAKGSGGSRILWSCHWTPDSRYFLTGSRDKRVIVWEPTTVDDVSSYRISGQPLECADSVTAVACSPNRLPNGFYLVAIGLDSGQILFYTWNPLPSDSAPQWNILASLNQSQAHHMTVKRLRFRPDHNTADGQTLQLASCGADNTFKIFNLALE from the exons atggCTGCCTCCTTGAACAACGTGGCTGTCGGGAATGTCTACACAAGTGTAGGATGTAACCGAACTCCGCACGCTCTTGATTGGGGAAATAATGATTTGGTCTGTTTTGCTTCGTCTCGTGCCGTCACTGTCTATGATCCAAAG tttGCTGATAATCATGGCAAGATTTTGCACACTCTCTGTGAGCACCAGGACAGAGTTAATTGTATGCGGTGGATTCAAGATGGGCAACAATcacaggaaaaagaatttgtaaGCGGATCTGTAGACAAAACTGTTATCGTTTGGGCTTGCAGCAAAACTTCTTCTGGCATCATTTGCTCAAAAGTTGCCACACTAGCAG gCTTGGAAACCAGTGTTAACTCAGTAGATGGATTCTATTGGAAATACAAAGACAATACCGCCACTGTTGTTGTAGCAGTTGGAGGAGATCAAATTTGTGTGTGGCTACAAGAGACTTTGAATG GAGAATGGAGGGTTTTGCAAAAGTTTTCGTCAAAACCAGTCTTGATGTTTGACTGTGCAGTTAATTTATTACCTGGTTGCCAAGTCCCTCTCCTTGCGTGTGCTGGTGACGATGGATCCATTCAGctattcaattttgaaatgtcgCAAGGAGAAGTTTCTTGTGTAAGAACAATGAAAGTCCCTGGTCATGAGGACTGGATTCGTGCCCTAGCCTTTACTGTAGAAG ATGGTGGTGATTTGCTGCTAGCTTCTGCAGCTCAAGACACACTCATTCGTGTTTGGAGGATTTCTTCAGAAGTCAGCAAGGATCAGCAGTCTCAGTCTGATAACAGCAAGTTAGCCCTCCAATCCAATCAGGGAGACTTCTGCGTTATTTTCGAAGATGAGCACAAGTTTAAGTGTCAATTGGAAACTGTTTTGCAAGGCCATGAGAACTGGGTGTACGGCATCCATTGGCAATCGCCCGTGCTAAAAG ATGGCATTCGAAAAAATCCCCTTCGGTTACTCTCCTGTTCTATGGACAAAACCATGACGATCTGGGGAGTAGATCCATCCAGTGGCGTTTGGTATGATCAAGTCCGTGTGGGAGAAATCGGCGGAAACACATTGGGCCTTTATGGCTGCCGATTTGGGAATCAGGGAACCTCCATCCTGGCTCATGGATATCAGGGTGCCCTTCATCTGTGGCACGATGTTGAG GGCCAATGGCATCCAGGTGTCGTGTGTAGCGGTCACTTTGATTCCGTTGAAGACTTCATATGGGATCCTAGTGGTGACTTTGCTCTTACT GCCAGTATCGATCAGACCACTAGACTCCATGCACCTTGGATTCAAGAGTCTAACCAAGAG GTTACGTGGCACGAAATAAGTCGTCCTCAAATTCATGGTTATGATTTGTCCTGCATTGCGTCTCTCGGACGCTTCCGGTTTGCTTCCGGAGCAGAAGAGAAAGTCATCCGAGTTTTTGAAGCCCCTCACAATTTTCTAGAGAACTTTTCCCGGATCTGTCGTATTGATCTGCCAATTCCAGAAC TGCAGGGTGCTCCTCAGGGAGCTGCTGTTCCAGCCTTGGGTCTTTCCAATAAACCCGTTTACCAACCAGCCGAGACCGAAACTCCTAAAGCTCCACATTCAAAATCGGATTTGTATGCAGAAAACCACTTTACGGCTACTCATCTCATTG CTCCCCCAACTGAAGAGACTCTCCTTCAAAACACACTGTGGCCCGAGGTTCAGAAACTGTACGGGCACGGGTACGAGCTCTTCAGTCTGGCGGCTGATCCTCAGTGCCAACTGTTGGTGTCGGCCTCGAAGGCCCAGAAGGCAGAACACGCATCCATCATCATTTGGGACACGAGCGATTGGAGTCTGATTGGAAAACTGGAAGCCCATGCTCTGACGGTTTCCCAAATGGCCTTTTCACCCGACGGCCTGAAACTCGTCTCAGTTTCGCGTGACCGGAATTGGGCTGTTCACGAGAAAGTTCAAAACGACGAAGGAAAATTCACGTTGAAGACAGTGGCGAAGGGCAGCGGCGGAAGCCGGATCTTGTGGTCCTGTCACTGGACACCTGATTCGCGTTACTTCTTGACCGGATCACGCGACAAGCGTGTCATCGTCTGGGAGCCTACCACCGTCGATGATGTATCGTCATACCGGATAAGCGGGCAACCACTCGAGTGTGCCGATTCCGTCACAGCTGTAGCGTGCAGTCCCAACAGATTACCGAATGGATTTTATCTGGTCGCCATCGGTTTGGACAGCGGTCAGATCCTGTTTTACACGTGGAATCCTTTGCCTTCAGATTCCGCCCCTCAGTGGAACATTCTGGCCTCGCTCAATCAAAG TCAAGCTCATCATATGACGGTGAAGCGACTCCGATTCCGGCCAGACCACAATACCGCCGACGGCCAGACTTTACAGCTGGCCTCGTGTGGCGCCGACAACaccttcaaaattttcaatctgGCGTTGGAGTAA